A window from Citrus sinensis cultivar Valencia sweet orange chromosome 5, DVS_A1.0, whole genome shotgun sequence encodes these proteins:
- the LOC102608793 gene encoding probable LRR receptor-like serine/threonine-protein kinase At3g47570 isoform X2 → MFHGKIPSTLSSCKQLRELSLSSNYFSGTIPKEIGNLTKLTRLNLRQNKLQGIIPSSIGNLSSLQKLYLSDNQLSGELPANIGNNLPSLQTLSLYVNDFSGAIPKEIGNLTKLTDLYLDQNKLQGKIPHEIGNLRKLEWLMLSHNKLVGVVPAPIFNLSTLISLQIHNNSLSGSLPSSADVPLPNLEELFLWGNNFSGTIPSFIFNASRLYTLELEMNSFIGFIPNTFDNLRNLKFLNLGDNYLTSLTPELSFLSSLSNCKYLKSFRVSNNPLDGILPRAVGNLSQFLEVFSMFNCNISGGIPEEISNLTNLIAIYLGGNKLNGSIPITLDKLQKLQLLSFRDNKLEGSIPEILCRLIALFQLDLHDNKLSGSIPECFGNCTTLRKLYLSSNELVSIPSTLWNLKDILNLDLSSNVFTGPLPLGIENLKVLVEIDLSMNNFSAVIPTTIGGLKDLQYLSLAYNRLQGSIPNSIGDLISLKSLDLSNNNLSSVIPVSLEKLSDLKDLNLSFNELEGEIPRGGPFQYFSAESFKGNKLLCGAPNLQVPPCRTRIHHTSRKNDLLLGIVLPLSTIFMIVLIVLILGYRKRGKQIPNDANMPPVATWRRFSYLELFRATDGFSENNLIGRGGFGSVYRARIHDGIEVAVKVFNLQYVGALKSFDVECDMMKSIRHRNLIKIITSCSNEDFKALVLEYMPHGSLEECLYSSNHILDISQRLNIMIDVASALEYLHFGYAAPVIHCDLKPSNVLLDNNMVAHLSDFGMAKLLLGEDQFLTQTQTLATIGYMAPEYGREGRVSTNGDIYNFGIMIMETFTAKKPTDEIFNGEMTLRRWVNDLLSISVMEVVDANLLSWKDKHFMTKEQCMSFVFNLAMECTVESPIRESTQRKLLQDSQKLETRCLKMLRR, encoded by the exons ATGTTTCATGGCAAAATACCATCCACTTTATCAAGCTGCAAACAGCTGCGAGAGTTATCTTTATCGTCCAATTATTTTTCTGGGACCATACCAAAAGAAATTGGCAACTTGACAAAACTTACGAGGTTAAATCTTCGACAAAACAAACTCCAAG GCATCATCCCTTCTTCAATTGGGAATCTATCATCACTTCAAAAACTTTATCTTAGCGACAACCAGCTCTCCG GTGAACTCCCAGCAAATATTGGCAACAACCTTCCTTCTCTACAAACATTATCTTTGTATGTCAATGATTTCTCGGGAGCCATACCAAAGGAAATAGGCAACTTGACCAAGCTTACGGATTTATATCTTGACCAAAACAAACTCCAAG GTAAGATACCACATGAAATTGGCAATCTTCGTAAGCTGGAGTGGTTGATGCTTTCTCATAACAAATTAGTTGGTGTTGTCCCAGCACCAATCTTCAATTTGTCAACACTCATATCActtcaaattcataataattcTCTCTCGGGAAGTCTGCCATCAAGCGCAGATGTTCCACTTCCAAATCTTGAGGAGCTTTTCTTGTGGGGTAATAATTTTAGTGGCACAATTCCTAGTTTCATCTTCAATGCTTCTAGGCTCTATACACTAGAGTTGGAAATGAACTCCTTCATAGGTTTTATTCCCAACACATTTGACAACTTAAGAAACCTTAAGTTCCTTAATTTAGGTGATAATTATTTGACATCTTTAACTCCAGAATTGAGCTTTCTATCCTCTTTGTCAAATTGCAagtatttaaaatcttttcgCGTCTCTAATAATCCACTAGATGGCATTCTTCCAAGAGCCGTAGGCAATCTTTCTCAATTTTTGGAAGTATTTTCGATGTTCAATTGCAACATTAGTGGTGGCATTCCTGAAGAGATTAGCAACTTGACCAACTTGATAGCAATTTACTTAGGAGGAAACAAATTGAATGGATCAATTCCGATTACCTTGGATAAATTACAAAAGCTTCAATTGTTGAGTTTTCGAGATAATAAGTTGGAGGGATCAATCCCAGAAATTCTTTGTCGTTTGATTGCATTATTTCAACTAGATTTACATGACAATAAGCTTTCTGGATCCATCCCTGAGTGCTTTGGCAACTGCACTACTCTAAGGAAGCTCTATTTGAGCTCTAATGAGTTAGTTTCTATTCCTTCAACTTTATGGAACCTTAAGGACATCTTGAACCTTGACTTGTCTTCAAATGTTTTTACTGGCCCACTCCCATTagggattgaaaatttgaaggtTTTGGTGGAAATAGATTTGTCgatgaataatttttcagcTGTTATCCCAACTACAATTGGAGGCCTAAAGGATCTACAATATCTTTCGTTAGCATATAACAGATTACAAGGCTCAATTCCTAATTCCATTGGTGATTTGATAAGCTTGAAATCCTTGGATTTGTCCAATAATAATCTCTCTAGTGTTATTCCTGTATCTTTAGAGAAACTGTCAGATCTCAAAGATTTAAATCTTTCTTTCAATGAACTAGAAGGAGAGATTCCTAGAGGAGGACCTTTTCAATATTTCTCAGCTGAATCATTTAAgggaaataaattattgtgtggTGCACCTAATTTGCAAGTCCCACCATGCAGAACTAGAATTCACCACACATCAAGAAAAAATGATCTTCTCCTAGGTATTGTCTTACCATTGAGTACTATATTTATGATAGTACTCATTGTGTTGATCTTAGGATATCGAAAGAGAGGAAAACAAATACCAAATGATGCTAATATGCCACCAGTGGCAACTTGGAGAAGGTTCTCATACCTAGAACTTTTCAGAGCTACAGACGGATTTAGTGAAAACAATTTAATCGGCAGAGGAGGTTTTGGCTCTGTTTACAGGGCAAGAATTCATGATGGGATAGAGGTTGCAGTAAAGGTTTTTAACCTGCAATATGTAGGAGCATTAAAGAGTTTTGATGTTGAATGTGATATGATGAAAAGTATTCGCCATCGAAAccttatcaaaatcattaccAGTTGTTCAAATGAGGATTTTAAAGCATTGGTATTAGAATACATGCCTCATGGAAGTCTGGAGGAGTGTTTGTATTCCAGCAACCACATTTTGGATATTTCTCAAAGATTGAACATAATGATAGATGTTGCATCAGCTTTAGAATATCTGCACTTTGGTTATGCAGCACCTGTAATTCACTGTGACTTAAAACCGAGCAATGTATTGCTGGACAATAATATGGTTGCTCATTTGAGTGATTTTGGCATGGCAAAGCTCTTACTCGGAGAAGATCAATTTTTGACTCAAACACAAACACTTGCCACCATAGGTTATATGGCACCAG AGTATGGAAGAGAAGGACGAGTATCCACAAATGgagatatttacaattttgggATTATGATAATGGAAACATTTACTGCGAAGAAGCCCACAGATGAAATTTTCAATGGAGAAATGACACTAAGGCGCTGGGTTAATGATTTgctaagcatttcagttatggAAGTTGTTGATGCAAATTTGCTAAGTTGGAAGGACAAGCATTTTATGACCAAAGAGCAATGCATGTCATTTGTCTTCAATTTAGCTATGGAGTGTACTGTAGAATCACCAATCAGAGAATCAACGCAAAGGAAATTGTTACAAGACTCTCAGAAATTAGAGACTCGTTGCTTAAAAATGTTAAGGAGGTAG
- the LOC102608793 gene encoding probable LRR receptor-like serine/threonine-protein kinase At3g47570 isoform X3 yields MFHGKIPSTLSSCKQLRELSLSSNYFSGTIPKEIGNLTKLTRLNLRQNKLQGKIPHEIGNLRKLEWLMLSHNKLVGVVPAPIFNLSTLISLQIHNNSLSGSLPSSADVPLPNLEELFLWGNNFSGTIPSFIFNASRLYTLELEMNSFIGFIPNTFDNLRNLKFLNLGDNYLTSLTPELSFLSSLSNCKYLKSFRVSNNPLDGILPRAVGNLSQFLEVFSMFNCNISGGIPEEISNLTNLIAIYLGGNKLNGSIPITLDKLQKLQLLSFRDNKLEGSIPEILCRLIALFQLDLHDNKLSGSIPECFGNCTTLRKLYLSSNELVSIPSTLWNLKDILNLDLSSNVFTGPLPLGIENLKVLVEIDLSMNNFSAVIPTTIGGLKDLQYLSLAYNRLQGSIPNSIGDLISLKSLDLSNNNLSSVIPVSLEKLSDLKDLNLSFNELEGEIPRGGPFQYFSAESFKGNKLLCGAPNLQVPPCRTRIHHTSRKNDLLLGIVLPLSTIFMIVLIVLILGYRKRGKQIPNDANMPPVATWRRFSYLELFRATDGFSENNLIGRGGFGSVYRARIHDGIEVAVKVFNLQYVGALKSFDVECDMMKSIRHRNLIKIITSCSNEDFKALVLEYMPHGSLEECLYSSNHILDISQRLNIMIDVASALEYLHFGYAAPVIHCDLKPSNVLLDNNMVAHLSDFGMAKLLLGEDQFLTQTQTLATIGYMAPEYGREGRVSTNGDIYNFGIMIMETFTAKKPTDEIFNGEMTLRRWVNDLLSISVMEVVDANLLSWKDKHFMTKEQCMSFVFNLAMECTVESPIRESTQRKLLQDSQKLETRCLKMLRR; encoded by the exons ATGTTTCATGGCAAAATACCATCCACTTTATCAAGCTGCAAACAGCTGCGAGAGTTATCTTTATCGTCCAATTATTTTTCTGGGACCATACCAAAAGAAATTGGCAACTTGACAAAACTTACGAGGTTAAATCTTCGACAAAACAAACTCCAAG GTAAGATACCACATGAAATTGGCAATCTTCGTAAGCTGGAGTGGTTGATGCTTTCTCATAACAAATTAGTTGGTGTTGTCCCAGCACCAATCTTCAATTTGTCAACACTCATATCActtcaaattcataataattcTCTCTCGGGAAGTCTGCCATCAAGCGCAGATGTTCCACTTCCAAATCTTGAGGAGCTTTTCTTGTGGGGTAATAATTTTAGTGGCACAATTCCTAGTTTCATCTTCAATGCTTCTAGGCTCTATACACTAGAGTTGGAAATGAACTCCTTCATAGGTTTTATTCCCAACACATTTGACAACTTAAGAAACCTTAAGTTCCTTAATTTAGGTGATAATTATTTGACATCTTTAACTCCAGAATTGAGCTTTCTATCCTCTTTGTCAAATTGCAagtatttaaaatcttttcgCGTCTCTAATAATCCACTAGATGGCATTCTTCCAAGAGCCGTAGGCAATCTTTCTCAATTTTTGGAAGTATTTTCGATGTTCAATTGCAACATTAGTGGTGGCATTCCTGAAGAGATTAGCAACTTGACCAACTTGATAGCAATTTACTTAGGAGGAAACAAATTGAATGGATCAATTCCGATTACCTTGGATAAATTACAAAAGCTTCAATTGTTGAGTTTTCGAGATAATAAGTTGGAGGGATCAATCCCAGAAATTCTTTGTCGTTTGATTGCATTATTTCAACTAGATTTACATGACAATAAGCTTTCTGGATCCATCCCTGAGTGCTTTGGCAACTGCACTACTCTAAGGAAGCTCTATTTGAGCTCTAATGAGTTAGTTTCTATTCCTTCAACTTTATGGAACCTTAAGGACATCTTGAACCTTGACTTGTCTTCAAATGTTTTTACTGGCCCACTCCCATTagggattgaaaatttgaaggtTTTGGTGGAAATAGATTTGTCgatgaataatttttcagcTGTTATCCCAACTACAATTGGAGGCCTAAAGGATCTACAATATCTTTCGTTAGCATATAACAGATTACAAGGCTCAATTCCTAATTCCATTGGTGATTTGATAAGCTTGAAATCCTTGGATTTGTCCAATAATAATCTCTCTAGTGTTATTCCTGTATCTTTAGAGAAACTGTCAGATCTCAAAGATTTAAATCTTTCTTTCAATGAACTAGAAGGAGAGATTCCTAGAGGAGGACCTTTTCAATATTTCTCAGCTGAATCATTTAAgggaaataaattattgtgtggTGCACCTAATTTGCAAGTCCCACCATGCAGAACTAGAATTCACCACACATCAAGAAAAAATGATCTTCTCCTAGGTATTGTCTTACCATTGAGTACTATATTTATGATAGTACTCATTGTGTTGATCTTAGGATATCGAAAGAGAGGAAAACAAATACCAAATGATGCTAATATGCCACCAGTGGCAACTTGGAGAAGGTTCTCATACCTAGAACTTTTCAGAGCTACAGACGGATTTAGTGAAAACAATTTAATCGGCAGAGGAGGTTTTGGCTCTGTTTACAGGGCAAGAATTCATGATGGGATAGAGGTTGCAGTAAAGGTTTTTAACCTGCAATATGTAGGAGCATTAAAGAGTTTTGATGTTGAATGTGATATGATGAAAAGTATTCGCCATCGAAAccttatcaaaatcattaccAGTTGTTCAAATGAGGATTTTAAAGCATTGGTATTAGAATACATGCCTCATGGAAGTCTGGAGGAGTGTTTGTATTCCAGCAACCACATTTTGGATATTTCTCAAAGATTGAACATAATGATAGATGTTGCATCAGCTTTAGAATATCTGCACTTTGGTTATGCAGCACCTGTAATTCACTGTGACTTAAAACCGAGCAATGTATTGCTGGACAATAATATGGTTGCTCATTTGAGTGATTTTGGCATGGCAAAGCTCTTACTCGGAGAAGATCAATTTTTGACTCAAACACAAACACTTGCCACCATAGGTTATATGGCACCAG AGTATGGAAGAGAAGGACGAGTATCCACAAATGgagatatttacaattttgggATTATGATAATGGAAACATTTACTGCGAAGAAGCCCACAGATGAAATTTTCAATGGAGAAATGACACTAAGGCGCTGGGTTAATGATTTgctaagcatttcagttatggAAGTTGTTGATGCAAATTTGCTAAGTTGGAAGGACAAGCATTTTATGACCAAAGAGCAATGCATGTCATTTGTCTTCAATTTAGCTATGGAGTGTACTGTAGAATCACCAATCAGAGAATCAACGCAAAGGAAATTGTTACAAGACTCTCAGAAATTAGAGACTCGTTGCTTAAAAATGTTAAGGAGGTAG